Proteins from a single region of Streptomyces griseiscabiei:
- a CDS encoding ABC transporter substrate-binding protein produces MFNRNRYLPPLAVIASISVVTGCGVFSSDASDDADPIVVGTTSAPSTLDPAAAWDSSWELMRNVFQPLLGYSPGGSDPEPDAAESCEFTDSSSTVYSCTLREGLKFSNGHTLDAKAVKYSFDRIKKINVNGGPAGLLTTLSRVQTKGDREVVFHLSQPDATFPLVLTTPAMSIVDPEEYPADKLREDGKITGSGPYNLSSYEEGKKAELVKNDNYEGIAELKNSAITIEYFQQSDKMVSALKNKDISVIYRGLGAADIVEIQANHDEEGLQIVENPTTEISYLVFNPKDTWAKNPAVRKAVAQVLDRPALAHNIYKDTVEPLYSMIPSGLVGHTTGFFDDYGNPSATKAKSILTEAGITETVPLTLWYTSDRYGSQTKPAFEELKRQLESSGLFEVTLKSRPWKTYSEGYQKGEYPIFGRGWNPDFNDADNFIAPFVGEQNALGTPYKSPEITDKLLPESRAESDRGAVTEEFEEAQQILVDDARLIPLWQGKAYTAANEEIAGLENVIDPATMMIMWQLSWKTSW; encoded by the coding sequence GTGTTCAACCGGAACCGATACTTGCCGCCACTCGCGGTGATCGCGTCCATATCCGTGGTGACCGGGTGTGGTGTGTTCTCCTCGGACGCCTCCGACGACGCTGACCCCATCGTGGTGGGGACCACCAGCGCACCGAGCACCCTGGACCCGGCCGCGGCCTGGGACAGCTCCTGGGAGCTGATGCGCAACGTCTTCCAGCCCCTGCTCGGCTACTCGCCCGGGGGGTCCGACCCCGAGCCGGACGCCGCCGAGAGCTGCGAGTTCACGGACAGCTCCAGCACCGTGTACAGCTGCACCCTGCGCGAGGGGCTGAAGTTCTCGAACGGGCACACGCTGGACGCGAAGGCCGTCAAGTACTCCTTCGACCGGATCAAGAAGATCAACGTCAACGGCGGCCCCGCCGGTCTGCTGACCACCCTCTCCCGGGTGCAGACCAAGGGCGACCGTGAGGTCGTCTTCCACCTCAGCCAGCCCGACGCGACCTTCCCGCTGGTGCTCACCACGCCCGCGATGTCGATCGTGGATCCCGAGGAGTACCCCGCGGACAAGCTCCGCGAGGACGGGAAGATCACCGGCTCCGGGCCCTACAACCTCTCCTCCTACGAGGAGGGCAAGAAGGCCGAGCTGGTCAAGAACGACAACTACGAGGGCATCGCGGAGCTCAAGAACTCCGCGATCACCATCGAGTACTTCCAGCAGTCCGACAAGATGGTCAGCGCTCTCAAGAACAAGGACATCTCGGTCATCTACCGGGGGCTCGGTGCCGCGGACATCGTGGAGATCCAGGCCAACCACGACGAGGAGGGGCTCCAGATCGTGGAGAACCCCACCACCGAGATCAGCTACCTGGTGTTCAACCCCAAGGACACCTGGGCCAAGAACCCCGCCGTCCGCAAGGCGGTCGCCCAGGTCCTCGACCGGCCGGCGCTCGCGCACAACATCTACAAGGACACCGTCGAGCCGCTGTACTCCATGATCCCCAGCGGGCTGGTGGGCCACACGACGGGCTTCTTCGACGACTACGGCAACCCCAGCGCGACCAAGGCGAAGTCCATCCTCACCGAGGCGGGCATCACCGAAACGGTTCCTCTCACGCTCTGGTACACCTCGGACCGCTACGGCTCCCAGACCAAGCCGGCCTTCGAGGAGCTGAAGCGGCAGCTGGAGTCGTCGGGACTGTTCGAGGTCACGCTGAAGAGCCGCCCCTGGAAGACCTACTCCGAGGGCTACCAGAAGGGCGAGTACCCGATCTTCGGGCGCGGCTGGAACCCCGACTTCAACGACGCCGACAACTTCATCGCCCCGTTCGTGGGCGAGCAGAACGCGCTCGGCACGCCGTACAAGAGCCCCGAGATCACGGACAAGCTGCTCCCCGAGTCGCGCGCCGAGAGCGACCGCGGCGCGGTGACCGAGGAGTTCGAGGAGGCCCAGCAGATCCTGGTGGACGACGCCCGGCTGATCCCGCTGTGGCAGGGCAAGGCGTACACGGCCGCGAACGAGGAGATCGCCGGCCTGGAGAACGTCATCGACCCCGCGACGATGATGATCATGTGGCAGCTCTCCTGGAAGACCAGCTGGTAA